One window of Phycisphaeraceae bacterium genomic DNA carries:
- a CDS encoding PEP-CTERM sorting domain-containing protein — MAQKTTLLALLFVSATSAAADPIGGWILENLDTDPISPTSANTSVRLSVWYDPNAGYHSFGQSDVVISASDSVLVGSASGYGSNGTITHDTFTQLNQSTVLFEAWNPHLPPILIASTENPAWTATFWFETTDFTPRTVEISTSSLTFGMFDTTTSINPTYLPLSSVQETTLKIQIIPAPSSAIALLAGASLLGARRRRR; from the coding sequence ATGGCACAGAAAACAACACTATTGGCTTTGCTCTTTGTCTCTGCAACATCAGCGGCAGCTGACCCTATCGGCGGATGGATACTTGAGAACCTTGATACAGATCCGATCAGCCCGACAAGTGCCAATACATCGGTCAGATTGTCGGTATGGTACGACCCAAACGCCGGGTATCACAGCTTTGGACAATCAGATGTAGTCATCTCTGCGAGCGACTCAGTACTTGTGGGAAGCGCATCTGGATACGGAAGCAACGGAACAATTACACATGATACATTTACTCAGCTCAATCAAAGCACAGTGCTGTTTGAAGCATGGAACCCCCACCTTCCCCCAATTCTCATCGCTTCCACAGAGAATCCAGCGTGGACCGCCACATTCTGGTTTGAGACAACCGACTTCACGCCACGCACGGTGGAGATCTCAACAAGCTCGCTGACATTTGGGATGTTCGATACCACAACATCGATCAATCCGACGTATCTCCCGCTCTCCAGTGTGCAGGAAACAACGCTGAAGATCCAGATCATCCCCGCGCCGTCGTCAGCAATTGCGCTGCTTGCTGGCGCAAGCCTGCTTGGCGCACGACGCAGACGAAGATAA
- a CDS encoding ferredoxin family protein: protein MTHIIAEPCIATKDTACVDVCPVDCIHPTKDEPDFESADQLFIDPDTCIDCGLCIDECPVKAIYPEEDLPEEWNNFVQINLDYYKDK, encoded by the coding sequence ATGACCCACATCATTGCAGAGCCCTGCATCGCAACCAAGGACACAGCCTGCGTCGACGTTTGCCCCGTCGACTGCATCCATCCCACCAAGGACGAGCCCGACTTCGAATCGGCCGACCAACTCTTCATTGATCCCGACACATGCATCGACTGTGGCCTGTGCATCGACGAGTGCCCCGTCAAAGCTATCTACCCCGAAGAAGATCTCCCGGAAGAATGGAACAACTTCGTGCAGATCAATCTCGATTATTACAAAGACAAATAG
- the sppA gene encoding signal peptide peptidase SppA — protein MKITLRSLFYCLIAFMPCAMSGCIPSTLTLSLDSQSSALKKASVFRDDGRVEGTIALIHVGGVINDITSGLSGSSAPIDSLVTRLDMARDDHNVKAVVLRINSPGGSVSASDVMYEEIRRFSDDTGKPVVASFGEVAASGGYYIALAADHIVAQPTTITGSVGVIIPALNFSHGLSMIGVETNNIVSGPNKAMGDPFSPVNQSHNAMFQALVDQFYARFRSLVVDRRSHALHPVDMSRINELTDGRVVTGADALDAGLVDSLGTLHDAFEIAKQRAGIERAEMVVYHSKPIAFRPRSPYASVGSIAPRATSNQQISVGAVTLPIEVSHTVTPDELRPGTAYYLWPASLGRE, from the coding sequence ATGAAAATTACCCTCAGATCACTCTTCTATTGCCTCATTGCTTTCATGCCCTGTGCGATGTCAGGGTGCATCCCCAGCACGCTCACGCTTTCCCTCGACAGTCAGTCGAGCGCACTGAAAAAGGCAAGCGTGTTCAGGGACGACGGACGCGTGGAGGGCACGATCGCTCTTATCCATGTGGGCGGTGTCATCAATGACATCACCAGTGGCTTGTCGGGTTCATCAGCACCAATCGACTCGCTTGTTACGCGACTCGATATGGCTCGCGATGATCACAATGTCAAGGCAGTTGTCCTGCGCATCAACTCGCCCGGTGGATCTGTCTCTGCGAGCGATGTCATGTATGAGGAGATCAGGCGATTCAGCGATGACACTGGCAAGCCCGTTGTCGCATCGTTCGGAGAAGTTGCTGCGTCGGGCGGGTATTACATCGCGCTCGCTGCCGATCACATCGTTGCCCAGCCCACCACGATCACCGGCTCCGTTGGTGTCATCATTCCTGCGCTCAACTTCAGCCACGGGCTCTCGATGATCGGCGTTGAAACAAACAACATTGTGTCAGGCCCGAACAAGGCGATGGGCGATCCATTCTCACCTGTGAACCAGAGCCACAACGCCATGTTCCAGGCGCTGGTTGACCAGTTCTATGCCAGATTCAGATCGCTGGTTGTTGATCGTCGCTCACACGCACTGCATCCTGTCGATATGTCGCGGATCAACGAACTCACGGATGGTCGGGTTGTCACAGGTGCCGATGCGCTCGATGCTGGCCTTGTTGATTCGCTCGGGACATTACATGACGCCTTTGAGATTGCAAAGCAGCGTGCTGGCATTGAGCGTGCCGAGATGGTTGTGTACCACTCTAAACCAATCGCGTTCCGCCCGCGTTCGCCATACGCAAGCGTCGGCTCCATCGCTCCGCGGGCAACATCCAACCAACAGATCAGCGTTGGCGCTGTGACGCTCCCGATCGAGGTCTCTCACACTGTCACGCCGGATGAACTCCGACCCGGCACAGCGTATTACCTCTGGCCCGCCTCTCTGGGCAGGGAATAG
- a CDS encoding PDZ domain-containing protein has product MTSSRAHTLKVSALALAGLAGTAIAAVAIGPDTDDKPATKSAECTTTRTTATTCTSASQASAPLVALTSFDPDKVSVTSGGGSGGMVVVESLGGTSGSGTSSVTTTGPTSTSRSIMVRDDGTDKVKVEIKDGKTSAWINGEEVSPKQIRKTNDTITILDKNGNEVATFSYVATNKATTIFGDSIVLGTAPHDVSAIQIVPQIATGPDGAITMNVAPQLLATTGLSPFGGNYVVADPDTPPVMVGITMGDVSPELLDYLDLDGGNVFIISRVIKDLPAAKAGLQERDIVIKVDGNAPATQEGLRKILREREPGDTVKLTVIRKGEKKDIKIKLDKYDPQQLSVQTNVLSGVPAVTQRLNVSPLSPPTPPSAPSTTTAPTWVTPVQPSAPRNFGGSGGVIAPRGEHSKDVKKALEQAVEQLRDMKMQGDESTENSLKGFEEALRALEKATQALDGLEVSGRFSVELDNKDGDWRLFMGDKPDMVFRAQPDQGFSTFWHSDKDNDSKSEHFFSQGNNSVRGFAFTPEHADQIEKELDEHFRDMHEHLEKLGDLKHLEKLGDLQFLGDDFVVKLENQAREIEEATKANGRYSIELRQMRDKLDDQNKNVDRLVRKFEADQARTGSNNEMKSIKNQLDGIESDLADIKKMLKQLMEMHKQ; this is encoded by the coding sequence ATGACATCGAGCAGAGCACACACACTGAAAGTGTCGGCACTCGCACTAGCAGGGTTAGCGGGCACCGCTATCGCAGCTGTTGCGATCGGCCCGGACACCGATGACAAGCCAGCGACAAAGTCAGCCGAATGCACAACAACCCGCACAACTGCAACCACATGCACAAGCGCATCACAGGCATCGGCACCGCTGGTTGCGCTGACCTCGTTCGATCCAGACAAAGTCAGTGTGACTTCGGGCGGCGGCTCTGGCGGGATGGTTGTTGTTGAGTCGCTTGGCGGCACATCCGGATCGGGAACATCGAGCGTGACTACAACGGGCCCGACATCAACAAGCCGCTCCATCATGGTGCGTGATGACGGCACCGACAAAGTAAAAGTCGAGATCAAGGACGGCAAGACATCGGCGTGGATCAACGGTGAGGAAGTATCACCCAAACAGATCCGCAAGACAAACGACACAATTACGATTCTTGACAAGAACGGCAACGAGGTTGCAACGTTCAGCTATGTGGCAACGAACAAGGCTACAACCATCTTTGGCGATTCGATCGTGCTCGGTACTGCACCACACGATGTCAGCGCAATTCAGATCGTGCCCCAGATTGCAACTGGGCCGGATGGTGCCATCACAATGAATGTTGCGCCACAACTGCTTGCAACCACCGGTCTCTCTCCCTTTGGTGGAAACTACGTCGTTGCAGACCCTGATACACCTCCAGTGATGGTCGGCATCACGATGGGCGATGTGTCACCTGAACTTCTTGACTATCTTGATCTTGATGGCGGCAATGTCTTCATAATCAGCAGAGTGATCAAGGATCTGCCCGCAGCAAAGGCTGGCTTGCAGGAGCGTGACATCGTTATCAAAGTCGACGGCAACGCACCCGCGACACAGGAAGGACTCCGCAAGATCCTTCGTGAGAGAGAGCCGGGCGACACCGTCAAGCTCACCGTCATCCGAAAAGGTGAGAAGAAAGATATCAAAATTAAGCTCGACAAGTATGATCCGCAACAACTGTCGGTCCAGACCAATGTTCTTAGCGGAGTTCCGGCCGTCACACAGCGTTTGAACGTCTCTCCTCTCTCGCCCCCGACACCCCCATCAGCCCCCAGCACAACAACTGCGCCAACATGGGTGACACCCGTGCAACCGAGCGCTCCAAGGAACTTCGGCGGCTCGGGCGGCGTCATCGCACCACGTGGTGAGCACTCGAAGGATGTCAAGAAAGCCCTTGAGCAAGCGGTCGAGCAACTTCGCGATATGAAGATGCAGGGGGACGAATCGACAGAGAACTCCCTCAAGGGGTTCGAAGAAGCACTCCGCGCTCTTGAGAAAGCGACACAAGCGCTCGACGGCCTTGAAGTCTCCGGCCGCTTCTCTGTCGAGCTTGACAACAAGGATGGCGACTGGAGATTATTTATGGGCGACAAGCCCGACATGGTTTTCCGCGCTCAACCGGATCAGGGCTTCTCAACATTCTGGCACAGCGACAAAGACAATGACAGCAAATCCGAACACTTCTTTTCGCAGGGCAACAACAGCGTGCGCGGCTTTGCTTTCACACCAGAGCACGCAGACCAGATCGAGAAAGAACTGGATGAGCACTTCAGGGATATGCACGAGCACCTTGAGAAGCTTGGCGATCTGAAGCATCTCGAGAAGTTGGGTGATCTTCAGTTCCTTGGTGACGACTTTGTTGTCAAGCTGGAAAACCAGGCAAGGGAGATTGAGGAAGCAACAAAGGCCAACGGCAGGTACTCCATTGAGTTGCGTCAGATGCGCGACAAGCTCGACGACCAGAACAAGAACGTGGATCGTCTGGTGCGGAAGTTCGAAGCGGATCAGGCCCGAACTGGCAGCAACAACGAAATGAAATCAATCAAGAACCAGCTTGATGGAATCGAGAGCGATCTTGCCGACATCAAGAAGATGCTCAAGCAACTGATGGAGATGCACAAGCAGTAA
- the pilM gene encoding pilus assembly protein PilM — MTKLRGVAAQPLPVAIEFGTSSLKVLQVAQQSEQVSLVAAGALPIPEAMWDKPEKRLQFQLEALPNLLKSSGVKAKRAVCSIPISQTICRILKVTRIEGMTVSELTASALGAQIGCPPAALVVRPTVISGGTKGNPKMDVLCLAARRDLVETLMRAMKASKLEPVGIQNEFIAMMDAFAPLSRRSEDHNSNTLYIDMGFGATNVLIAHGRDPVFAKSIDVGGRTFDQTIAKLMKIDDDDAHERRLKMRSVQPADADDHAQASQSSVNDRLASAVGVATRVEAVHGPKLSLIEPMEILTDELALCLRYHDSAFPDKPLSRIVFVGGESRHRMLCEHVARAIRLPAQVADPMAIVNRSGKEPVTGVDMTKPQPGWAVALGLCLGKTDL; from the coding sequence TTGACAAAGCTCCGGGGTGTTGCTGCGCAGCCGCTACCGGTAGCGATCGAGTTCGGCACATCCTCTCTGAAGGTGTTGCAAGTCGCCCAGCAGAGTGAGCAGGTTTCGCTTGTCGCAGCTGGGGCGCTGCCAATACCGGAAGCGATGTGGGATAAGCCTGAGAAGCGTCTGCAGTTCCAGCTTGAAGCGCTGCCCAATCTGCTCAAGTCGTCCGGTGTCAAGGCAAAGCGTGCGGTGTGCTCGATCCCCATCAGCCAAACAATCTGTCGAATCTTGAAGGTGACGCGTATTGAAGGAATGACAGTTTCTGAGCTGACAGCAAGCGCACTTGGTGCGCAGATCGGGTGTCCGCCCGCAGCGCTCGTTGTGCGCCCAACTGTTATCAGCGGAGGCACGAAGGGAAATCCCAAAATGGACGTGCTGTGCCTTGCTGCACGTCGTGATCTTGTAGAAACCCTGATGCGCGCGATGAAAGCATCGAAGCTGGAACCTGTCGGCATACAGAACGAGTTTATTGCAATGATGGATGCGTTTGCGCCACTGAGCCGCCGTTCTGAGGATCACAACTCTAACACGCTCTACATCGACATGGGATTTGGTGCGACGAACGTGCTCATCGCGCACGGGAGAGACCCTGTCTTTGCGAAGTCGATCGATGTGGGTGGGCGCACATTCGATCAGACGATCGCGAAACTGATGAAGATCGACGACGACGATGCGCACGAACGCAGATTGAAGATGCGATCGGTACAGCCAGCAGATGCTGACGACCACGCGCAAGCGTCACAGAGCAGTGTGAACGACCGGCTTGCGTCTGCCGTCGGTGTTGCGACACGCGTGGAAGCAGTGCATGGTCCGAAGCTGTCGCTGATTGAGCCGATGGAGATTCTCACGGATGAACTGGCGTTATGCCTTCGTTACCACGATTCAGCATTCCCAGATAAACCGTTGTCGCGCATTGTCTTTGTTGGCGGAGAGTCGAGACACCGGATGTTGTGCGAGCATGTTGCAAGGGCAATCCGTTTGCCTGCGCAGGTTGCCGATCCGATGGCGATAGTGAACCGCTCGGGCAAGGAGCCCGTGACGGGTGTTGATATGACAAAGCCACAGCCCGGTTGGGCGGTGGCACTCGGGTTGTGCCTGGGCAAGACAGATCTGTAA
- a CDS encoding PilN domain-containing protein has protein sequence MAMPFQTKSREPESASFLPADYVSRKAENRTNIMVIVLFMFIMAGVVCAFFFSNRRWMELRDRQRTISADYTEQAEKIAILQQLETQKKEMLDKAEITTALIEKVPRSVLIAELVTRLPSTITLTAVNLESKRINDVVEEKPKVPSLEDRRAQASGAQSLTDSINQIAAPKKPKVTAPKFTYTLTLVGVARSNNDIADYLAGLQSSGVLESVDLSYIKPVLIDDTELREFEIKSSISPTADARQLLLEQQLDADVEQNLPANDGAVSSSEQNPFASMIAAAQQNAIGRKKKTKQSPEDVGVGAWPEGGHMDEEPDPDAPKPQVKQISPVTKAKEGNDGSR, from the coding sequence ATGGCGATGCCGTTTCAAACGAAATCAAGAGAGCCCGAGAGCGCGAGCTTTCTGCCGGCAGACTACGTCAGTCGGAAGGCGGAGAACCGCACCAACATCATGGTCATCGTTTTGTTCATGTTCATCATGGCTGGCGTTGTCTGCGCGTTCTTCTTTTCGAATCGCAGGTGGATGGAACTGCGCGATCGGCAGCGAACCATCAGCGCCGATTACACGGAGCAAGCCGAGAAGATCGCAATCCTTCAGCAGCTGGAAACGCAGAAGAAGGAGATGCTCGACAAGGCTGAGATCACAACAGCTCTCATCGAGAAGGTGCCTCGCAGCGTGCTGATTGCGGAGCTCGTGACACGCTTGCCCAGCACCATCACGCTGACCGCTGTGAACCTTGAGTCCAAACGGATCAACGATGTTGTCGAGGAAAAACCGAAGGTGCCCTCGCTCGAAGATCGTCGTGCGCAGGCATCAGGCGCACAATCGCTGACCGATTCGATCAACCAGATTGCCGCACCGAAGAAGCCGAAAGTGACCGCGCCGAAGTTCACATACACACTCACACTCGTCGGAGTGGCGCGATCGAATAATGACATTGCTGACTATCTTGCAGGCTTGCAGTCAAGCGGTGTGCTCGAATCCGTTGATCTCAGCTACATCAAGCCCGTGCTGATTGATGATACCGAACTGCGTGAGTTCGAGATCAAGTCCTCAATCAGTCCGACAGCCGACGCCCGCCAGCTTCTGCTCGAACAGCAGCTCGATGCAGATGTAGAGCAGAATCTTCCAGCAAACGACGGTGCTGTCAGTTCGTCAGAGCAGAATCCATTTGCATCGATGATTGCAGCAGCGCAGCAGAATGCGATCGGGCGTAAGAAGAAAACAAAGCAGTCTCCCGAGGATGTCGGAGTTGGTGCATGGCCCGAAGGTGGGCATATGGACGAGGAGCCCGATCCCGATGCGCCAAAACCACAGGTGAAACAGATCAGTCCAGTAACAAAGGCCAAAGAAGGAAACGACGGCAGCCGGTAA
- the pilO gene encoding type 4a pilus biogenesis protein PilO: protein MKLGIREFLLLAALLAIPIASYWLVFRPQNREIRQAQNEISHKVEMLEKLRQATARSADLAEENENIKESIAAIEGRLPTHKEIDGVVRQVSDVAVESGLSQPQITTEKPIKAALYMEQPLTMVVEGSFRGFYDFLLRLEQLPRITRMPTMKVKRVDAYDGHMKAEFTLSIYFQQTEQVGG, encoded by the coding sequence ATGAAGCTCGGTATTCGAGAGTTCCTGCTGCTAGCTGCGTTGCTGGCGATTCCCATCGCGAGTTACTGGTTGGTATTCAGGCCACAGAATCGTGAGATCAGACAAGCGCAGAACGAGATCTCGCACAAGGTCGAGATGCTCGAAAAACTGCGCCAAGCAACGGCGCGCAGCGCTGATCTTGCTGAAGAGAACGAAAATATCAAAGAGAGCATTGCGGCGATTGAGGGACGTCTGCCAACGCACAAGGAAATCGATGGCGTTGTTCGGCAGGTCTCAGATGTCGCGGTCGAGAGCGGGCTCAGCCAGCCGCAGATTACCACGGAAAAGCCGATCAAGGCTGCTCTCTACATGGAGCAGCCACTCACGATGGTTGTCGAGGGCAGCTTCCGCGGATTTTACGATTTTCTGCTTCGTCTTGAGCAACTCCCGCGTATTACGCGTATGCCCACGATGAAGGTGAAGCGTGTGGACGCGTACGACGGTCACATGAAGGCGGAGTTCACGCTCAGCATCTACTTCCAGCAAACCGAGCAGGTGGGAGGATAA
- a CDS encoding type II/IV secretion system protein: MGKQNLDDLLSELGLGGDTNAKGEKHAIDKAESSFSPIPSMPANQGLDDESATKSVHRDPAIAHKPEHGMTPIIGDAMSSIYAPQPESDAKKEELSLGQFLVQSEAITARQLAQAEQVAKATPGRKLVDLLLEQGGEELLIQPAIADYHNMPFERVLPEAGADGGFDGRMLQRLGAEFCKMNVVLPLRMEGQRVVLGMTTPDNVFVVDDVRTRLGVRGVKTVLVVSADIRKAIDSVVGASNTESSADDLAAILADVDEADVEVEQTRKDEDAVNLEEISGDENPVIRYVNHIIQTAVKEGASDIHIEPSEKKVAVRFRIDGRLFEMMNPPVSMAAAITSRIKIMGNMDISERRIPQDGRVKCTVAGRRLDLRVSTLPAGTMEKTVIRILDTKSIQVKLSDLGFSDHAYETWKHLIDQPHGIVLVTGPTGSGKTTTLYASLQELDRNSMNISTVEDPIEYNLEGITQTQMHEKIGMTFARALKALLRQDPDVIMLGEIRDMETASTAIQASLTGHLVLSTLHTNDAPGSITRLVNIGVEPFLVAAAINGVLAQRLVRKLCQHCKAEEAPGEEMEAFLEMQGMPTDKMWNAKGCDRCRQTGYSGRMGIYELLSIDDHVRDYIARNPNVSEFRRFCIERGMVSLRQDGLEKVRNGITTVKEILRVTEATV, translated from the coding sequence ATGGGCAAGCAGAATCTTGACGATCTTCTCAGCGAACTTGGGCTTGGTGGCGATACCAATGCCAAGGGAGAGAAGCACGCGATAGACAAAGCCGAGTCATCGTTCAGCCCTATTCCTTCAATGCCGGCAAACCAGGGTCTCGACGACGAGAGCGCAACAAAGTCGGTGCATCGCGATCCTGCGATTGCTCACAAGCCGGAACACGGCATGACACCGATCATCGGTGACGCGATGAGTTCCATCTACGCTCCGCAGCCTGAGTCGGACGCGAAGAAAGAGGAACTCTCACTCGGGCAGTTTCTTGTGCAGTCCGAAGCGATTACTGCTCGTCAGCTTGCACAAGCGGAGCAGGTTGCCAAGGCAACGCCAGGTCGCAAGCTCGTAGACCTGCTGCTTGAGCAGGGTGGCGAAGAACTGCTGATTCAGCCTGCAATAGCAGACTACCACAACATGCCGTTCGAGCGTGTGCTGCCTGAAGCGGGTGCTGATGGCGGCTTTGATGGACGCATGCTGCAGCGTCTGGGCGCAGAGTTCTGCAAGATGAACGTCGTGCTGCCGTTGCGCATGGAAGGTCAGCGCGTTGTCCTTGGTATGACAACGCCGGATAATGTGTTTGTTGTGGATGATGTGCGAACACGCCTTGGTGTTCGCGGCGTCAAGACAGTGCTTGTTGTTTCTGCTGACATCCGAAAGGCAATCGACTCTGTTGTTGGTGCGAGCAACACAGAATCCTCGGCAGACGATCTGGCCGCGATTCTGGCAGATGTCGATGAGGCAGATGTCGAAGTCGAACAGACCAGGAAGGATGAGGATGCCGTTAATCTCGAGGAGATCAGCGGCGACGAAAACCCTGTCATCCGTTATGTGAACCACATCATTCAGACTGCGGTGAAAGAGGGAGCGTCAGATATCCACATCGAGCCTTCGGAAAAGAAGGTGGCGGTGCGATTTCGTATCGACGGCCGACTGTTCGAGATGATGAACCCGCCCGTGTCGATGGCTGCCGCAATCACCAGCCGTATCAAGATCATGGGCAATATGGATATTTCCGAGCGCCGCATTCCGCAGGACGGTCGAGTGAAGTGTACGGTGGCTGGGCGTCGTCTCGACCTTCGTGTGTCAACACTTCCAGCGGGCACGATGGAAAAAACGGTTATTCGTATTCTCGATACGAAGTCTATCCAGGTGAAGTTGTCCGACCTTGGTTTCTCCGACCACGCGTACGAAACGTGGAAGCATTTGATTGATCAGCCGCACGGCATCGTGCTTGTGACGGGTCCGACTGGTTCGGGTAAGACGACAACGCTGTACGCGAGTCTGCAGGAGCTTGATCGAAACTCGATGAACATCTCGACCGTTGAGGATCCGATCGAATACAACCTCGAAGGCATCACGCAAACACAGATGCACGAAAAGATCGGCATGACCTTTGCGCGCGCGCTCAAGGCCTTGTTGCGTCAGGACCCTGATGTCATCATGCTCGGCGAAATTCGAGACATGGAGACTGCATCGACAGCGATCCAGGCATCGCTCACAGGTCACCTGGTGCTCTCAACATTGCATACGAACGACGCACCCGGTTCGATCACTCGACTGGTCAATATCGGTGTCGAGCCGTTTCTTGTCGCAGCAGCAATCAACGGCGTGCTTGCGCAGCGACTCGTTCGCAAGCTGTGCCAGCACTGCAAGGCCGAGGAAGCACCCGGCGAGGAGATGGAAGCGTTCCTTGAAATGCAGGGCATGCCGACAGACAAGATGTGGAACGCCAAGGGATGCGATCGATGCCGTCAGACGGGGTATTCAGGCCGTATGGGCATATACGAACTGCTTTCGATCGACGATCACGTTCGTGATTACATCGCGCGGAACCCGAATGTGTCCGAGTTTCGACGATTCTGCATCGAGCGTGGCATGGTCTCGCTGCGCCAGGATGGGCTTGAGAAGGTTCGCAACGGTATCACCACAGTAAAAGAGATCCTGCGCGTCACCGAAGCGACGGTCTGA
- the acs gene encoding acetate--CoA ligase: MASNDQLSATGIESTLEEHRVFAPPATPHAGTPTWHVASMESYTKLHSESINDPETFYGRVAKELHWFSPWSKVLDWKAPDAKWFVGGKTNLCYNCVDRHVEDGHGDDIALVWEGEPADEDKGKPKICAFTYAQLQRRVAKFAGGLESLGVRKGEVVTIYMGMVPELAVAVLACARIGAPHSVIFGGFSSQAIVDRVLDADSRVIITCDGAWRRGKIVPLKESVDAACETLENDHDHRVDQVVMFKRIGVDPMPWNDERDVYFRDVEEMGDQETPCEQLDSEDMLFLLYTSGSTGKPKGIVHTTGGYMVHTYLTSKYVFNLIPDLEEPSRGEDSFAGQLFWCTADIGWITGHSYIVYGIMTNRVPTLMYEGAPNFPDEGRFWDIVDRHKVTQFYTAPTAIRAFMKWGDEHPNKYDLSSLQVLGTVGEPINPEAWMWYRSVIGKDRCPIVDTWWQTETGGHMLTPLPGVTPTKPGSCTLPFFGVDAAILDEKGNELPRNAGGLLAIRKPWPSMLRGIHGDRDRYIDTYWSKFDVDGAKISPYYFPGDGARQDADGNFWIMGRVDDVINVSGHRLGTMEVESALVSHDAVVEAAVVGMPHEIKGTGIAAFCTLAPNHAPADSAAAEKLKADLAAHVAKEIGAIAKPDQIRFTDALPKTRSGKIMRRLLRSIAEGQTEIAQDTTTLEDYSVLAKLRESDEG; the protein is encoded by the coding sequence ATGGCTTCGAACGACCAGCTCTCTGCTACCGGCATCGAATCGACCCTCGAAGAGCACCGTGTCTTTGCGCCACCGGCAACACCACATGCAGGAACGCCAACATGGCATGTTGCGTCGATGGAGAGCTATACAAAGCTACATTCTGAATCTATCAATGATCCCGAGACGTTCTATGGCAGGGTGGCAAAGGAACTGCATTGGTTCTCGCCATGGTCAAAGGTTCTCGACTGGAAAGCTCCGGATGCAAAGTGGTTTGTCGGAGGCAAGACGAATCTGTGTTACAACTGCGTCGATCGACACGTCGAAGACGGACATGGTGACGATATTGCACTGGTGTGGGAAGGCGAGCCAGCAGACGAAGACAAGGGCAAACCAAAGATCTGCGCTTTCACCTATGCACAACTGCAACGCCGCGTTGCCAAGTTCGCCGGTGGTCTGGAATCGCTCGGCGTCCGCAAGGGCGAGGTTGTCACAATTTACATGGGGATGGTGCCGGAACTCGCGGTAGCTGTGCTTGCATGTGCGCGCATCGGCGCACCGCACTCTGTGATCTTCGGCGGCTTCTCATCGCAGGCAATCGTTGATCGTGTGCTGGATGCCGATTCTCGTGTCATCATTACGTGCGATGGCGCATGGCGTCGCGGCAAGATTGTGCCGCTGAAGGAAAGCGTGGACGCAGCGTGCGAAACACTTGAGAATGATCACGACCATCGTGTCGATCAGGTGGTGATGTTTAAGCGCATCGGTGTTGATCCGATGCCATGGAACGACGAGCGCGATGTCTACTTCAGAGATGTCGAGGAGATGGGCGATCAGGAGACGCCGTGCGAGCAACTCGATTCAGAAGACATGTTATTTCTGCTCTACACATCCGGCTCGACCGGGAAGCCAAAGGGCATCGTTCATACGACCGGCGGATACATGGTGCACACCTATCTCACGTCGAAGTATGTGTTCAATCTGATACCCGATCTTGAAGAACCATCACGAGGTGAGGATTCATTCGCTGGTCAGCTCTTCTGGTGTACAGCGGATATCGGCTGGATCACGGGGCACAGTTACATTGTGTACGGAATCATGACAAACCGTGTACCCACACTCATGTACGAGGGAGCGCCGAACTTCCCGGATGAAGGGCGTTTCTGGGATATTGTCGATCGCCACAAGGTTACACAGTTCTATACGGCACCAACAGCTATCCGCGCGTTCATGAAGTGGGGCGACGAGCATCCGAACAAATACGATCTTTCGTCGCTGCAGGTGCTCGGCACTGTCGGCGAGCCGATCAATCCCGAGGCGTGGATGTGGTATCGCAGCGTGATCGGAAAGGATCGATGCCCGATTGTTGATACGTGGTGGCAGACCGAGACAGGCGGGCACATGCTCACGCCGCTCCCGGGTGTCACGCCGACAAAGCCGGGCTCATGCACGCTCCCGTTCTTTGGTGTTGATGCAGCGATACTCGACGAGAAGGGCAACGAACTTCCGCGCAATGCGGGTGGACTGCTTGCGATCCGCAAGCCTTGGCCGAGCATGCTGCGCGGGATTCATGGCGATCGTGATCGTTACATTGATACATACTGGTCGAAGTTCGATGTCGATGGTGCGAAGATCTCGCCGTACTACTTTCCTGGCGACGGCGCGCGTCAGGACGCTGACGGTAACTTCTGGATCATGGGGCGCGTTGACGATGTCATCAACGTGTCTGGGCATCGACTGGGCACGATGGAGGTCGAGAGCGCATTGGTCTCGCACGATGCGGTTGTCGAGGCAGCGGTTGTCGGCATGCCGCACGAGATCAAGGGAACGGGCATCGCAGCGTTCTGTACGCTCGCACCAAACCACGCGCCTGCAGACAGTGCAGCTGCCGAGAAGTTGAAAGCCGACCTTGCAGCGCACGTTGCAAAGGAGATCGGCGCGATCGCAAAGCCGGACCAGATTCGTTTTACCGACGCGCTGCCAAAGACGCGCTCGGGCAAGATCATGAGAAGATTGCTGCGATCAATAGCCGAAGGCCAGACTGAGATTGCACAGGACACAACAACACTCGAAGACTATTCGGTTCTTGCAAAGCTCCGAGAGTCAGACGAGGGCTAA